One genomic segment of Impatiens glandulifera chromosome 6, dImpGla2.1, whole genome shotgun sequence includes these proteins:
- the LOC124943229 gene encoding F-box/kelch-repeat protein At3g06240-like, whose translation MVQLSDEIIEEILCRLRVRYLLRFRCVSKSWLAIISNSYFIKLHLNQSLQTKSTLSRLFFTSYCDHFRVDFDSHSFLRPVKMNYFKLRYPNHKTSICGSCDGLLCIKTYGDTPKVFLWNPSTKKSIQLPYPASIADEKGWIWVYRFGYDNINNDYKVVKLLFPINKNKENYKINVYSLKSNSWHSPKKFPYPPRISSIGDSITSGAMHWISRMGLDSKSEGAIVAFDLGTEKYRVITPPELSGSHFCLYLSNLEGCLSAIGHYYSCTVDIFLLKEYGGKNEHWSKLITFSPTVGSGYQFPDVEVIAYSKCGKKILFLMKNRLVWYNLEQKSEEDIGVYCHQVYTYMESIVSLDVPK comes from the coding sequence ATGGTGCAACTATCGGATGAGATTATAGAAGAGATTCTTTGTCGATTGCGTGTAAGATATCTGCTCCGATTTAGATGTGTATCTAAATCTTGGCTTGCCATAATCAGTAACTCTTATTTCATCAAATTGCATCTTAACCAATCACTTCAAACCAAGAGCACCCTTAGCCGCCTTTTTTTCACGAGTTATTGCGATCACTTTCGGGTGGATTTTGATTCCCACAGCTTTCTTCGACCGGTGAAGATGAATTACTTTAAATTGCGGTATCCAAATCATAAAACTTCGATTTGTGGTTCTTGTGATGGCTTGCTTTGCATAAAAACATACGGTGATACACCCAAGGTATTTTTATGGAATCCATCAACAAAAAAGTCTATACAACTTCCTTATCCTGCATCGATTGCTGATGAAAAAGGCTGGATTTGGGTTTATCGATTTGGTTACGACAACATCAATAATGATTACAAGGTAGTGAAACTATTGTTtcctataaataaaaataaagaaaattataagattaatgTTTATAGTTTGAAATCAAATTCGTGGCATAGTCCAAAGAAGTTTCCCTACCCTCCGAGGATTAGTAGCATTGGAGATTCCATAACTAGTGGAGCTATGCACTGGATATCAAGAATGGGATTAGATTCAAAAAGTGAAGGAGCAATTGTTGCCTTTGATCTTGGGACAGAGAAATATAGAGTAATTACACCGCCTGAGTTGAGTGGTTCTCATTTCTGtttatatttaagtaatttagaAGGATGCCTTTCCGCAATTGGTCATTATTACTCGTGCACTGtggatatatttttgttgaaggAATACGGTGGGAAGAATGAACATTGGTCGAAATTGATTACATTTTCACCAACAGTAGGTTCCGGGTACCAGTTTCCTGATGTTGAAGTTATTGCATATTCAAAATGTGGTAAGAAAATACTGTTTCTAATGAAGAATAGGCTTGTTTGGTATAATTTAGAACAGAAATCAGAAGAGGATATAGGGGTTTATTGTCACCAAGTATACACTTACATGGAAAGTATTGTCTCTCTTGATGTTCCAAAGTAG